A single Altererythrobacter sp. BO-6 DNA region contains:
- a CDS encoding bile acid:sodium symporter family protein, translated as MIRWATNLFAVWTVLGTAWAWFVPEHFLWVVDGTFRPFGQSLVSVLLGVIMLGMGLTLSPQDFARVLKLPQAVAVGVALQFTVMPLAGVAFATLFGLEQGLAVGLILVACCPGGTASNVVTYLARANLALSVTLTLASTLLAVVLTPVLTGWLAGIYVEIDRWALFQGMITVVLLPVIAGVALNRLLPGLTARIATVSPLVSVLGVVLIVGGIIAQSKPLIVEHAGVLLLALLALHATGFALGYLLSGFLGLSEADCRTCAIEVGMQNSGLGSTLASSPSFASQFALPMQAALAPVPSAVSAVYHVVIGSLLAAYWRRSAKGEEQ; from the coding sequence ATGATCCGCTGGGCAACCAATCTCTTTGCGGTCTGGACTGTGCTGGGCACGGCCTGGGCGTGGTTCGTGCCCGAGCATTTTCTGTGGGTGGTCGATGGCACCTTCCGCCCGTTCGGCCAGTCGCTGGTCAGCGTGCTGTTGGGCGTAATCATGCTGGGTATGGGGCTGACCCTGTCGCCGCAGGACTTCGCCCGCGTGCTGAAACTGCCGCAGGCAGTGGCCGTCGGGGTGGCGCTGCAGTTCACCGTCATGCCGCTGGCCGGGGTCGCTTTTGCCACATTGTTCGGGCTCGAGCAGGGACTGGCGGTGGGCCTGATCCTGGTCGCATGCTGCCCCGGCGGCACTGCTTCCAATGTCGTCACCTATCTGGCGCGGGCCAATCTGGCGCTGTCCGTCACGCTGACGCTGGCTTCGACGCTGCTGGCGGTTGTCCTGACGCCCGTGCTGACGGGCTGGCTTGCGGGTATCTACGTGGAAATTGACCGCTGGGCGCTGTTCCAGGGCATGATTACCGTGGTACTGCTGCCGGTCATCGCCGGGGTGGCGCTGAACCGGCTTTTGCCGGGCCTTACGGCAAGGATTGCCACAGTGTCCCCGCTGGTGTCGGTGCTCGGCGTGGTGCTGATCGTCGGCGGGATCATCGCCCAGTCCAAGCCGCTCATCGTGGAGCATGCCGGCGTGCTGCTGCTGGCGCTGCTGGCGCTGCATGCGACCGGCTTTGCCTTGGGCTATTTGCTGAGCGGCTTCCTGGGGTTAAGCGAAGCGGACTGCCGCACCTGCGCGATCGAGGTTGGCATGCAGAACAGCGGACTTGGTTCGACGCTCGCCTCCAGCCCCAGCTTCGCCTCGCAATTCGCGCTGCCGATGCAGGCCGCGCTGGCACCGGTACCCAGCGCGGTATCGGCGGTCTATCATGTCGTGATCGGCAGCCTGCTGGCGGCATATTGGCGGCGCAGCGCCAAGGGAGAAGAACAATGA
- a CDS encoding parallel beta-helix domain-containing protein, whose translation MLVDGVITIGASDAGIYVGQARNIIVRNSIAKYNVAGIEIENSYGADVYNNIAVNNTGGILVFDLPNIPQQGGRDVRVFNNLVVDNNTPNFAPEGNIVAGVPTGMGVMVMSHYNVEVFNNVLAENGTGNVLIVAYPNETSDANYNPYPVNVLVTNNLQGRAGYKPAFAGAEMLAAAFGGTIPPVTLDGNGRDIVIDDGVPVLSLGLTRHAQPLTEAQPQLVDLTGGGGRLPSLPAIELPEAMEAAVSQ comes from the coding sequence GTGCTGGTCGACGGGGTGATCACTATCGGTGCGTCGGACGCAGGTATCTATGTCGGGCAGGCGCGCAACATCATCGTGCGCAACTCGATCGCCAAATACAATGTAGCCGGGATCGAGATCGAAAACAGCTATGGCGCGGATGTCTACAACAACATTGCGGTGAACAATACCGGCGGCATCCTGGTGTTCGACCTGCCCAATATCCCGCAACAGGGCGGCCGCGACGTGCGGGTGTTCAACAACCTTGTGGTTGACAACAACACGCCCAACTTCGCGCCCGAAGGCAATATCGTGGCAGGCGTACCCACCGGCATGGGGGTGATGGTAATGAGCCATTACAATGTCGAAGTGTTCAACAATGTCCTGGCTGAAAACGGCACCGGCAACGTGCTGATCGTCGCCTATCCCAACGAAACCAGTGACGCGAATTACAATCCCTATCCGGTGAATGTGCTGGTCACCAACAATCTGCAGGGCAGGGCGGGTTACAAGCCGGCCTTTGCAGGTGCGGAGATGCTGGCGGCGGCATTTGGCGGAACCATCCCGCCGGTCACGCTTGATGGCAATGGCAGGGACATCGTTATCGATGATGGCGTACCGGTGCTTTCGCTTGGTCTTACCCGCCATGCCCAGCCGCTGACCGAGGCCCAGCCGCAGTTGGTCGACCTTACAGGCGGCGGCGGTCGTCTGCCGAGCTTGCCGGCGATCGAGCTGCCAGAGGCTATGGAGGCAGCGGTCAGCCAGTGA
- a CDS encoding aa3-type cytochrome c oxidase subunit IV: MASHDMKSAEKTYGSFITLLKWSVPIIALIALFVITLIAD, translated from the coding sequence ATGGCATCGCATGACATGAAATCGGCGGAAAAGACCTATGGCAGCTTCATCACGCTGCTCAAATGGTCGGTGCCGATCATCGCGTTGATCGCGCTTTTTGTCATTACATTGATCGCCGACTGA
- a CDS encoding amino acid racemase has product MRKLGLIGGMSWISTRTYYEQICKLVQKRHGAHASPPLIVESLDYRDFANLADEAGWARATGQLIDSARRLEAAGAQAIAITANVMHRVYDDVRAEVSIPILHIADRTADKMQADGVTRATLLGTKPVMTEAFFRDRIEARGIELLPPKAGDVAALDRLITEELKLGKASREAERTLKTIITISEQEGAKAIVLACTELDLVVDVDANVLPIYDTARIHCRAAVDWICDGEC; this is encoded by the coding sequence TTGCGCAAACTTGGCCTGATCGGCGGGATGAGCTGGATCTCGACGCGGACCTATTACGAACAGATATGCAAGCTCGTGCAGAAGCGCCACGGCGCGCATGCGAGCCCGCCACTGATCGTTGAAAGCCTCGACTATCGCGATTTCGCCAATCTTGCCGATGAGGCCGGATGGGCCAGGGCGACCGGCCAGCTGATCGACAGCGCGCGTCGGCTTGAAGCGGCCGGCGCGCAGGCAATCGCCATCACGGCCAATGTCATGCACCGGGTCTATGACGATGTCCGGGCGGAAGTCTCTATCCCGATCCTGCACATTGCCGATCGTACGGCGGACAAGATGCAGGCCGATGGCGTCACGCGCGCCACCTTGCTCGGCACGAAGCCGGTGATGACGGAGGCATTCTTTCGCGACCGGATCGAAGCGCGCGGGATCGAACTGCTGCCGCCCAAGGCCGGCGATGTCGCCGCGCTCGACCGGCTGATCACCGAAGAGCTCAAGCTGGGCAAGGCCAGCCGCGAGGCGGAGCGCACGCTCAAGACCATCATCACCATCAGCGAACAGGAAGGCGCGAAAGCGATCGTCCTGGCCTGCACCGAACTCGACCTGGTGGTCGATGTCGATGCCAATGTTCTGCCGATCTACGACACAGCGCGGATCCATTGCCGCGCCGCGGTAGACTGGATTTGCGACGGCGAATGCTGA
- a CDS encoding ABA4-like family protein, with protein MNWDAIFGAANLLALISWAALILLPRWPALLSALLYLVVGLLSMLYAGILIGLMTGWVDPGGSMEGGNFSSIEGVQALFAAKGGLTLGWVHYLAFDLFVGIWIARDADAKGFSRFIQAPILLATFMAGPLGLFAWLVLREGRARASGRWN; from the coding sequence ATGAACTGGGATGCGATTTTCGGCGCGGCGAATTTGCTGGCCTTGATTAGTTGGGCGGCTTTGATCCTGCTGCCGCGTTGGCCTGCCTTGCTCAGCGCGCTGCTCTACCTCGTGGTGGGCCTGCTGAGCATGCTTTACGCGGGTATCCTGATTGGATTGATGACCGGATGGGTCGATCCCGGCGGGAGCATGGAAGGCGGCAATTTCAGCTCGATCGAAGGGGTACAGGCGCTGTTCGCGGCTAAGGGCGGGTTGACGCTCGGCTGGGTGCATTACCTCGCTTTCGACCTGTTCGTGGGAATCTGGATCGCACGCGATGCGGATGCCAAGGGCTTCTCCCGCTTCATCCAGGCGCCGATCCTGCTGGCGACCTTCATGGCGGGGCCGCTGGGCCTGTTCGCCTGGCTGGTGCTGCGCGAAGGGCGGGCGCGGGCCAGCGGTCGCTGGAACTAG
- a CDS encoding SO2930 family diheme c-type cytochrome, translating into MKPAGVSWCAAAALMLAASMGSSGPVEARRMAPDVNDAAVLNDAMPRTLEEFGFFVDAAAQIPTLGVVPYRLNTPLYTDGADKLRFVYVPAGKQAKANGDGLIDFPIGSALIKTFAFGEGLDQRLIETRVLLHRADGWVALPYRWNDDQTEATLAVAGGRVDVTTPDGRQINYRIPNKNQCKQCHSLEDVVVPIGPKARNLSAEWLREFVQTGHLDAVPAGHDRLPLWQARYEGSLDAAARAYLDVNCAHCHQPGGKASNSGLDLRWEQREPVAYGIRKRPVAAGRGSGGLEFAIAPGDPAASIITYRMNSTDPGIAMPEIGTTTVHDDGLALIGKWIAEMKE; encoded by the coding sequence GTGAAACCGGCAGGCGTATCGTGGTGCGCGGCTGCGGCGCTGATGCTGGCTGCGAGCATGGGCTCCAGCGGCCCGGTTGAAGCGCGACGTATGGCGCCGGACGTCAACGATGCTGCCGTCCTCAATGACGCTATGCCGCGCACGCTTGAAGAATTCGGGTTCTTCGTCGATGCGGCTGCGCAAATCCCCACGCTGGGTGTGGTGCCCTATCGGCTCAATACCCCGCTCTATACCGACGGGGCTGACAAGTTGCGCTTTGTCTATGTGCCCGCAGGCAAGCAGGCCAAGGCCAATGGCGATGGGCTGATCGACTTTCCGATCGGTAGCGCGCTGATCAAGACCTTTGCCTTTGGCGAGGGCCTGGATCAGCGCCTGATCGAGACCCGCGTCCTGCTGCACCGTGCCGATGGCTGGGTCGCATTGCCCTATCGCTGGAATGACGATCAGACTGAAGCGACGCTGGCCGTGGCCGGAGGGCGCGTGGACGTCACCACGCCAGACGGACGCCAGATCAATTACCGCATTCCCAACAAGAACCAGTGCAAGCAATGCCATAGCCTGGAGGATGTGGTGGTCCCGATCGGGCCCAAGGCGCGCAATTTGTCGGCCGAATGGCTGCGCGAATTCGTGCAAACAGGCCATCTCGATGCCGTTCCTGCGGGGCATGATCGCTTGCCGCTATGGCAAGCCCGCTATGAAGGGTCGCTCGACGCCGCCGCGCGCGCTTATCTCGATGTCAATTGCGCGCATTGCCACCAGCCGGGCGGCAAGGCTTCGAATTCGGGACTGGACCTGCGCTGGGAACAGCGCGAACCGGTCGCTTATGGCATTCGCAAGCGTCCAGTGGCGGCGGGGCGCGGATCGGGCGGGCTGGAGTTCGCCATCGCGCCCGGGGATCCGGCGGCTTCTATCATCACCTACCGGATGAACAGCACCGATCCCGGCATCGCCATGCCGGAAATCGGCACCACGACGGTGCATGATGACGGGTTGGCGCTGATCGGGAAATGGATCGCGGAGATGAAAGAATGA
- a CDS encoding NAD(P)H-binding protein, whose product MSEPLRIALVGATGLIGSQVIEACMGRSDVRLVAVARREVKLPKGARMELFVADPDKWGEVFEALHPTALISALGTTWKKSGQSEEAFRAVDQELVLATARAAKAAGIERMVSVSSVGADSRSKNFYLRVKGEVENELSKVGFKRLDLLRPGLLKGPRDNDRRLGERLGIIASPLVDPLLNGKWRQYRSIDARTVAEGAIGLASRRAGGRFTHDNDGIRRAAREWQKQGG is encoded by the coding sequence ATGTCTGAACCCTTGCGGATTGCGCTGGTGGGGGCGACCGGGCTGATCGGCAGCCAGGTGATCGAGGCCTGCATGGGGCGTAGCGATGTCCGGCTGGTCGCGGTAGCGCGGCGCGAGGTGAAGCTTCCCAAGGGCGCACGGATGGAACTGTTCGTGGCCGATCCCGACAAATGGGGCGAAGTGTTCGAAGCCTTGCACCCGACCGCGCTGATATCTGCCCTGGGCACGACCTGGAAGAAATCCGGCCAGAGCGAAGAGGCCTTTCGCGCGGTCGACCAGGAGCTTGTGCTCGCCACCGCGCGCGCGGCGAAGGCGGCAGGGATCGAACGGATGGTGTCGGTCAGCTCGGTCGGTGCCGATTCGCGCTCCAAGAACTTCTACCTGCGGGTGAAGGGCGAGGTTGAAAACGAACTCTCCAAGGTCGGCTTCAAGCGGCTCGACCTGTTGCGCCCGGGCCTGCTCAAGGGGCCGCGCGATAACGACCGGAGACTGGGCGAGCGGCTGGGGATCATCGCCAGCCCGCTGGTCGATCCCCTGCTCAACGGGAAATGGCGCCAATATCGCTCGATCGATGCCCGCACGGTTGCCGAGGGCGCGATCGGATTGGCCAGCCGCCGGGCCGGCGGGCGCTTTACCCACGACAATGACGGCATTCGGCGCGCGGCGCGCGAATGGCAGAAGCAGGGCGGCTAG
- a CDS encoding alpha/beta hydrolase: MKRFAKVMAVLIAILVIAFVVFRTPDTDPVEMRAKYGAAPSQFVELPSGLTVHLRDEGLRDGLPIVLLHGSNADLHTWQPWVDALQSDYRVIRIDQRGHGLTGAAPDGDYSSDAFVADIDAVADKLGLEQFILIGHSMGGGFSVRYALENPDRLMGMVLIDATGAPIKGEGSNLGFKLARMPVASTLMEHITPRWMVEKSLRQSISNQQIATPEAIDRYWEMLRYPGNRGATIARFSLPLVPLNEQDVAGIDIPTLVIWGTEDAVISVEAGRWYDRALASHTYLEYDGIGHLPHEEAAERSISDLRQWLEQLTQTTPVG; this comes from the coding sequence ATGAAGCGTTTTGCCAAGGTCATGGCGGTATTGATCGCGATCCTGGTGATTGCCTTCGTCGTGTTTCGCACGCCCGATACCGATCCGGTGGAAATGCGGGCCAAATATGGCGCGGCGCCGTCGCAATTCGTCGAGCTGCCGAGCGGCCTTACCGTGCATTTGCGCGACGAAGGGCTGCGGGATGGCCTCCCCATAGTCCTGCTGCATGGTTCGAATGCGGATCTGCACACCTGGCAGCCATGGGTCGATGCGCTCCAAAGTGACTATCGCGTGATTCGTATCGACCAACGCGGGCACGGGTTGACCGGGGCTGCGCCCGATGGCGACTATTCAAGCGATGCCTTCGTCGCCGATATCGATGCTGTGGCGGATAAGCTTGGCCTCGAACAATTCATCCTTATCGGCCATTCGATGGGCGGCGGGTTTAGTGTTCGCTATGCGTTGGAAAATCCCGATCGGCTGATGGGCATGGTGCTGATCGATGCCACGGGGGCACCGATCAAGGGTGAGGGAAGCAATCTCGGCTTCAAGCTCGCGCGCATGCCCGTGGCCAGCACGTTGATGGAACATATCACCCCCCGGTGGATGGTCGAAAAGTCCCTGCGCCAGAGCATCAGCAACCAGCAAATAGCCACGCCCGAGGCAATCGACCGCTATTGGGAAATGCTGCGCTATCCCGGCAACCGGGGTGCCACCATCGCGCGCTTCAGCCTGCCGCTGGTTCCGCTCAACGAACAGGACGTGGCCGGGATCGACATCCCGACGCTGGTGATCTGGGGCACGGAAGATGCAGTCATTTCGGTTGAGGCCGGGCGGTGGTACGACCGTGCCCTCGCTTCGCACACATATCTCGAATACGATGGTATCGGGCATCTGCCGCATGAAGAAGCGGCTGAACGCAGCATCAGCGACCTGCGCCAATGGCTGGAGCAGCTTACCCAGACCACGCCTGTGGGCTGA
- a CDS encoding NAD(P) transhydrogenase subunit alpha, with amino-acid sequence MDFISILSIFVLACFVGYYVVWSVTPALHTPLMAVTNAISSVIIVGALIASAEAGSMIAKWLGLLAVVLASVNIFGGFAVTERMLAMYKKKEKK; translated from the coding sequence ATGGACTTTATTTCAATCCTCTCGATCTTCGTGCTGGCGTGTTTCGTCGGCTATTACGTGGTGTGGTCGGTTACCCCGGCGCTGCACACGCCGCTGATGGCGGTGACCAATGCGATTTCCTCGGTGATCATCGTCGGCGCGCTGATTGCCAGCGCTGAAGCGGGCAGCATGATCGCCAAATGGCTCGGCCTGCTCGCCGTTGTCCTGGCCAGCGTCAACATCTTCGGCGGCTTCGCCGTGACCGAACGTATGCTGGCGATGTACAAGAAGAAGGAGAAGAAGTGA
- a CDS encoding deoxyguanosinetriphosphate triphosphohydrolase codes for MNRAPYAADPLQTRGREFPQERAGARGPRSEFQRDRDRIIHSMSFRRLRSKTQVFIAPEGDHYRTRMTHSLEVAQIGRVIARALGLDEDLTEALCLAHDLGHPPFGHAGEDALCDAMQRHGGFDHNAQALRTVMRLESPYPGHEGLNLTWDLLEGLAKHNGPVGGPNWALAELDEAFPLELTSWPSLEAQVAAVADDIAYDNHDIDDGLRAGFLSLDDLLELDFLADQWREVERQHAGEPRDRQLRELVRNQIGLMVNDVITHTREQLRDVGSVGEVRGAGRQLGGFSPGFAAEERKLKRFMYDRLYYHQEQVATAERARDVVARLFAAYSQDAKLMPEEWQARLPEHNPQRARVIADFIAGMSDRFAIERCAAIYGERPRGLTNV; via the coding sequence ATGAACCGAGCTCCCTACGCCGCCGATCCGCTCCAGACCCGGGGCCGCGAATTCCCGCAGGAACGTGCGGGCGCGCGCGGGCCGCGCAGCGAGTTCCAGCGCGATCGCGACCGGATCATCCATTCGATGAGCTTTCGCCGGCTGCGCTCGAAGACGCAGGTGTTCATCGCCCCGGAAGGCGATCATTATCGCACGCGGATGACGCATAGCCTTGAGGTGGCGCAGATCGGGCGGGTCATTGCCCGCGCGCTGGGGCTGGACGAGGACCTGACCGAAGCGCTCTGCCTGGCGCACGATCTGGGACATCCGCCGTTCGGCCATGCAGGCGAAGATGCGCTGTGCGACGCGATGCAGCGGCACGGCGGGTTTGACCATAATGCCCAGGCGCTGCGCACGGTCATGCGCCTGGAGAGCCCTTATCCGGGGCACGAGGGGCTTAACCTGACCTGGGACCTGCTCGAAGGGCTGGCCAAGCACAATGGCCCTGTTGGCGGGCCGAACTGGGCGCTGGCCGAGCTGGACGAAGCATTTCCCCTGGAACTGACGAGCTGGCCCTCGCTCGAGGCGCAAGTCGCGGCGGTGGCGGACGATATCGCCTATGACAACCACGATATCGACGATGGCCTGCGCGCCGGTTTCCTTTCGCTCGATGATTTGCTGGAGCTCGATTTCCTCGCCGATCAGTGGCGTGAGGTCGAACGCCAGCACGCCGGCGAGCCGCGCGACCGGCAATTGCGCGAACTGGTCCGCAACCAGATAGGGCTGATGGTGAACGATGTGATCACCCACACCCGCGAACAATTGCGCGATGTCGGTTCGGTTGGCGAGGTGCGAGGCGCGGGGCGTCAGCTGGGCGGGTTTTCGCCCGGCTTCGCCGCGGAAGAACGCAAGCTCAAGCGCTTCATGTATGACCGGCTCTATTACCACCAGGAACAGGTGGCGACGGCGGAGCGCGCGCGCGATGTGGTGGCAAGGCTGTTTGCTGCCTACTCGCAGGATGCCAAGCTTATGCCGGAGGAATGGCAGGCGCGCCTGCCCGAACACAACCCGCAGCGCGCGCGGGTGATCGCCGATTTCATAGCGGGAATGAGCGACCGCTTCGCAATCGAACGCTGTGCAGCGATCTATGGCGAGCGGCCAAGGGGGCTGACCAATGTCTGA
- a CDS encoding NAD(P)(+) transhydrogenase (Re/Si-specific) subunit beta: protein MSFSLLAAAAHGGGTPAWAMLAYLVAGVFFILALRGLSSPASSRAGNRFGMIGMLIAVVTTLVTHSIANLPEIGIAIFLGGIIGFTIARRIAMTQMPELVAAFHSLVGLAAVLVGWAAYLNPGAFGLLLPDGGIAPVSKIEMGLGIAIGAITFSGSVIAFAKLAGKMSGAPILLPARHVINLGTLVAIIVLTAMFAMAGPADTMTLIVALTVLSFAIGFLLIIPIGGADMPVVVSMLNSYSGWAAAAMGFTLGNTAMIITGALVGSSGAILSYIMCRAMNRSFISVIAGGFGAESGASAAGGGEQRPYKTGSAEDAAFMLEQAEKVIVIPGYGMAVAQAQHALREMTDILEEKGVEVKFAIHPVAGRMPGHMNVLLAEASVPYDKVFELEDINSEFAQCDVAFIIGANDVVNPAAKTDKSSPIYGMPVFDVDKAKQVFFIKRSMGGVGYAGVDNDVFYMNQTVMLLADAKKMVEEIVKALD, encoded by the coding sequence ATGAGCTTCTCGCTCCTCGCAGCCGCCGCGCATGGCGGCGGTACACCCGCCTGGGCCATGCTCGCCTATCTCGTTGCGGGCGTGTTCTTCATCCTCGCGCTGCGCGGGCTTTCAAGCCCGGCATCGAGCCGCGCCGGCAACCGGTTCGGCATGATCGGCATGCTGATTGCCGTGGTAACCACGCTGGTTACCCATAGCATCGCCAACCTGCCCGAAATCGGGATTGCCATCTTCCTCGGCGGCATAATCGGCTTCACCATCGCCCGGCGGATCGCCATGACGCAGATGCCCGAGCTGGTGGCGGCATTCCACTCGCTGGTTGGCCTCGCTGCAGTGCTTGTGGGTTGGGCGGCGTATCTCAACCCCGGCGCCTTCGGCCTGTTGCTGCCTGACGGCGGGATAGCTCCCGTCAGCAAGATCGAGATGGGACTCGGCATTGCCATCGGCGCGATCACTTTCTCAGGCTCGGTCATCGCTTTCGCGAAACTGGCGGGCAAGATGAGCGGCGCGCCAATCCTGCTGCCGGCCCGACATGTGATCAACCTCGGCACGCTCGTCGCGATTATTGTGCTGACCGCCATGTTCGCCATGGCCGGACCGGCCGACACCATGACGCTGATCGTGGCGCTGACCGTGCTCAGCTTCGCGATCGGTTTTCTGCTGATTATCCCGATCGGCGGGGCGGACATGCCGGTCGTGGTCTCGATGCTCAACTCCTATTCGGGCTGGGCCGCGGCGGCGATGGGCTTCACGCTCGGTAACACCGCGATGATTATTACCGGCGCTCTCGTGGGGTCTTCCGGCGCTATCCTGAGCTACATCATGTGCCGCGCGATGAATCGCAGCTTTATTTCTGTTATCGCGGGCGGGTTCGGCGCAGAAAGCGGCGCCAGCGCGGCGGGCGGTGGCGAGCAGCGCCCCTACAAGACCGGCAGCGCGGAAGACGCTGCCTTCATGCTGGAACAGGCCGAGAAGGTGATCGTGATCCCCGGCTACGGCATGGCAGTGGCGCAGGCGCAGCACGCGCTGCGCGAGATGACCGACATCCTTGAGGAAAAGGGTGTCGAGGTGAAATTCGCGATCCACCCGGTCGCGGGCCGCATGCCGGGCCACATGAACGTGCTGCTGGCTGAAGCGAGCGTGCCCTATGACAAGGTGTTCGAGCTGGAGGACATCAACAGCGAATTCGCGCAATGCGACGTTGCCTTCATCATCGGCGCGAACGACGTGGTCAACCCGGCGGCGAAGACCGACAAGAGCAGCCCGATCTATGGGATGCCGGTGTTCGACGTCGACAAGGCCAAGCAGGTGTTCTTCATCAAGCGCAGCATGGGCGGGGTCGGCTATGCCGGCGTCGATAACGATGTGTTCTACATGAACCAGACCGTGATGCTGCTGGCTGACGCGAAGAAGATGGTCGAGGAAATCGTGAAAGCGCTCGACTGA
- a CDS encoding NAD(P) transhydrogenase subunit alpha, whose translation MALRIAVLKERAAGERRVAITPETVKKFAALGAELAVEAGAGAYASIADGDYADAGASVGSAADTVKGADIVLGVQAPDVELLAGAKPGAWVAATFDPFGQKDRVEAYAKAGLEALSMEFMPRITRAQSMDVLSSQSNLSGYKAVIAAADTYGRAFPMMMTAAGTVQAARVFIMGVGVAGLQAIATAKRLGAQVSATDVRSATKEQIQSLGAKPIFVENVAGIEGEGAGGYATEMSEEYQKAQAELVSGHIAKQDIVITTALIPGRAAPRLITDAQIATMKPGSVIFDLAVAQGGNVEGSKPDELVVRHGVTIMGYSNTPATLAPDASALFARNLYNFLSAFWDKEAGKPVLDEEIGNAVRLTQGGAVVNERLKG comes from the coding sequence GTGGCGCTACGCATCGCGGTTCTGAAGGAACGCGCCGCTGGCGAGCGGCGCGTTGCGATCACGCCTGAGACGGTCAAGAAATTCGCTGCGCTTGGCGCGGAGTTGGCAGTCGAAGCGGGTGCAGGCGCATACGCCTCGATCGCAGATGGCGACTATGCCGATGCCGGAGCCAGCGTCGGCTCCGCGGCGGACACGGTCAAAGGTGCGGACATCGTGCTGGGCGTGCAGGCGCCCGATGTCGAACTGCTGGCCGGCGCGAAGCCGGGCGCATGGGTCGCCGCGACTTTCGATCCGTTCGGGCAGAAGGATCGCGTCGAAGCCTATGCCAAGGCGGGGCTTGAAGCCCTGTCGATGGAATTCATGCCGCGCATTACCCGCGCGCAGAGCATGGATGTGCTTTCCAGCCAATCGAACCTGTCAGGCTACAAGGCAGTGATCGCTGCGGCGGACACCTATGGCCGTGCATTTCCGATGATGATGACCGCGGCAGGTACGGTGCAGGCCGCGCGCGTATTCATCATGGGGGTCGGCGTTGCCGGCTTGCAGGCGATTGCGACGGCCAAGCGGCTCGGTGCGCAGGTCTCGGCCACCGACGTGCGCAGCGCCACCAAAGAGCAAATCCAGTCACTGGGTGCCAAGCCGATCTTCGTTGAGAATGTCGCGGGGATCGAAGGCGAGGGCGCGGGCGGTTATGCAACTGAAATGTCCGAAGAATACCAGAAGGCGCAGGCTGAGCTGGTATCCGGCCATATCGCCAAGCAGGATATCGTCATCACGACTGCGTTGATTCCTGGGCGCGCTGCTCCCCGGCTGATCACCGACGCGCAGATCGCCACGATGAAGCCCGGCAGCGTGATCTTCGACCTTGCAGTGGCGCAAGGTGGCAATGTCGAAGGCTCGAAGCCAGACGAACTGGTGGTGCGCCATGGCGTGACCATTATGGGCTATTCGAACACGCCGGCGACGCTGGCGCCCGACGCGTCCGCGCTGTTCGCCCGCAACCTCTACAACTTCCTCAGCGCCTTCTGGGACAAGGAAGCGGGCAAGCCGGTGCTGGACGAGGAAATCGGCAATGCCGTGCGGCTGACGCAGGGCGGGGCCGTGGTCAATGAGAGGCTGAAGGGGTGA